A single region of the Nicotiana sylvestris chromosome 6, ASM39365v2, whole genome shotgun sequence genome encodes:
- the LOC104245385 gene encoding uncharacterized protein: MAAPPNFEEGQSMYRPPRFNGQYYGWWKTRMHDFIIAEDSELWDVICDGPFVPMKTVGGNSYSPKNKKRSAKEIYEALQTAYEGTTQVKQFKIDMLTTEYELFEMKEDEYIQDMHTRFISNINELHSLGSRESKVNAITKAKDLKKVTIDELIGNLKTYEMKRKKDLERRKPKKEKNLVLKAANRDSSSDESDMEYLTRRFQKIIRKNGGIPKKMSFSRNFEENDCCHKCGHFIKHCPLHKKNHDKTNTEKSTKRNQVPDKKFKRRDAANNMLKQALVDWGNSSSESEGENMMVVDNESLKYESIFALMPKSDDDEDKEEDEGTVKGSSLQWYMDNGCSKHMTGSTNDSPFT; encoded by the exons atggctgctccaccaaattttgaggaaggacaatcaatGTATAGACCACCAAGATTCAACGGCCAATACTATGGTTGGTGGAAAACAAGAATGCATGACTTCATTATAGCTGAGGACTCAGAGCTGTGGGATGTAATTTGTGATGGACCTTTTGTTCCCATGAAAACTGTTGGAGGGAATAGTTACAGTcccaaaaacaagaaaaga TCTGCTAAGGAGATTTATGAAGCTCTTCAAACTGCCTATGAGGGAACTACTCAGGTTAAGCAGTTCAAAATTGATATGCTTACTACTGAGTATGAGCTTTTTGAGATGAAGGAGGATGAGTatattcaagatatgcacacacGTTTCATCTCCAATATCAATGAGCTTCACTCCCTTG GTTCTAGGGAAAGTAAAGTAAATGCTATCACTAAAGCCAAGGATTTGAAGAAGGTGACCATTGATGAACTCATTGGAAATCTCAAAACTTATGAGATGAAGAGAAAGAAGGATCTTGAAAGAAGAAAGCCcaagaaggagaagaacctggttctcaaGGCTGCTAACAGAGACTCAAGTAGTGATGAATCTGACATGGAGTATCTCACTCGAAGATTCCAAAAGATAATTCGAAAAAATGGTGGGattccaaagaaaatgagttttagTAGGAATTTCGAAGAAAACGATTGCTGCCATAAGTGTGGACACTTCATTAAACACTGTCCTCttcataagaaaaatcatgaCAAAACCAACACTGAAAAGTCCACTAAAAGAAACCAGGTCCCTGACAAAAAGTTTAAAAGAAGAGATGCTGCTAACAACATGTTGAAGCAAGCCCTGGTTGATTGGGGAAATTCCTCTAGTGAATCTGAAGGTGAAAATATGATGGTTGTTGACAATGAATCTTTAAAATATGAGTCAATCTTTGCACTCATGCCAAAATCTGATGATGATGAGGACAAGGAGGAAGATGAG ggaacagtgaaagggaGCAGCCTACAATGGTACATGGATAACggttgctcaaagcatatgactggaagtacaAATGATTCTCCTTTCACTTAA